The following are encoded in a window of Dioscorea cayenensis subsp. rotundata cultivar TDr96_F1 chromosome 16, TDr96_F1_v2_PseudoChromosome.rev07_lg8_w22 25.fasta, whole genome shotgun sequence genomic DNA:
- the LOC120278413 gene encoding uncharacterized protein LOC120278413 isoform X2 encodes MSRHIGGSKSFVEHAIDLSLQKPPTAFDIFCKTHISKEGKGVDSRAQVVYDTMQKMVETVSQPLSDGSQPSPHNMDVIFLEASGEEKKRRVYGLGSQASSLYQESFCSGATSAPPPPLAPTIPPKIISEMDGMKKKMVELEQQNHNLIQQNQTMFRQMRREWRHMRMMMQSGLSPNGPGQSSQH; translated from the exons ATGAGCAGGCATATAGGAGGTTCCAAATCGTTTGTTGAACATGCTATAGATTTG TCACTTCAGAAGCCACCTACAGCATTTGATATCTTCTGCAAGACTCATATTAGTAAAGAAGGAAAAGGTGTTGATTCACGAGCACAAGTAGTTTAT GACACCATGCAAAAGATGGTTGAGACTGTTTCTCAGCCATTATCAGATGGTTCACAGCCTTCCCCACATAATATGGATGTTATATTCTTGGAGGCTTctggtgaagaaaagaaaaggagagttTATGGTCTTGGATCACAAGCATCAAGCTTGTATCAAGAGTCATTTTGTAGTGGTGCTACATCAGCTCCCCCACCACCTTTAGCACCTACTATTCCCCCAAAGATCATTTCTGAGATGGatggcatgaagaagaagatggttgaGTTGGAGCAGCAAAATCATAACTTGATCCAACAGAACCAGACCATGTTTAGACAGATGCGCCGTGAGTGGaggcatatgagaatgatgATGCAATCTGGATTGTCACCTAATGGTCCAGGTCAGAGTTCTCAGCATTAG
- the LOC120278413 gene encoding uncharacterized protein LOC120278413 isoform X1, producing the protein MSRHIGGSKSFVEHAIDLSKSLQKPPTAFDIFCKTHISKEGKGVDSRAQVVYDTMQKMVETVSQPLSDGSQPSPHNMDVIFLEASGEEKKRRVYGLGSQASSLYQESFCSGATSAPPPPLAPTIPPKIISEMDGMKKKMVELEQQNHNLIQQNQTMFRQMRREWRHMRMMMQSGLSPNGPGQSSQH; encoded by the exons ATGAGCAGGCATATAGGAGGTTCCAAATCGTTTGTTGAACATGCTATAGATTTG agtaaGTCACTTCAGAAGCCACCTACAGCATTTGATATCTTCTGCAAGACTCATATTAGTAAAGAAGGAAAAGGTGTTGATTCACGAGCACAAGTAGTTTAT GACACCATGCAAAAGATGGTTGAGACTGTTTCTCAGCCATTATCAGATGGTTCACAGCCTTCCCCACATAATATGGATGTTATATTCTTGGAGGCTTctggtgaagaaaagaaaaggagagttTATGGTCTTGGATCACAAGCATCAAGCTTGTATCAAGAGTCATTTTGTAGTGGTGCTACATCAGCTCCCCCACCACCTTTAGCACCTACTATTCCCCCAAAGATCATTTCTGAGATGGatggcatgaagaagaagatggttgaGTTGGAGCAGCAAAATCATAACTTGATCCAACAGAACCAGACCATGTTTAGACAGATGCGCCGTGAGTGGaggcatatgagaatgatgATGCAATCTGGATTGTCACCTAATGGTCCAGGTCAGAGTTCTCAGCATTAG
- the LOC120278413 gene encoding uncharacterized protein LOC120278413 isoform X3, with the protein MSRHIGGSKSFVEHAIDLDTMQKMVETVSQPLSDGSQPSPHNMDVIFLEASGEEKKRRVYGLGSQASSLYQESFCSGATSAPPPPLAPTIPPKIISEMDGMKKKMVELEQQNHNLIQQNQTMFRQMRREWRHMRMMMQSGLSPNGPGQSSQH; encoded by the exons ATGAGCAGGCATATAGGAGGTTCCAAATCGTTTGTTGAACATGCTATAGATTTG GACACCATGCAAAAGATGGTTGAGACTGTTTCTCAGCCATTATCAGATGGTTCACAGCCTTCCCCACATAATATGGATGTTATATTCTTGGAGGCTTctggtgaagaaaagaaaaggagagttTATGGTCTTGGATCACAAGCATCAAGCTTGTATCAAGAGTCATTTTGTAGTGGTGCTACATCAGCTCCCCCACCACCTTTAGCACCTACTATTCCCCCAAAGATCATTTCTGAGATGGatggcatgaagaagaagatggttgaGTTGGAGCAGCAAAATCATAACTTGATCCAACAGAACCAGACCATGTTTAGACAGATGCGCCGTGAGTGGaggcatatgagaatgatgATGCAATCTGGATTGTCACCTAATGGTCCAGGTCAGAGTTCTCAGCATTAG